The region GGAAGATCTCGGCGTCGTCGAGTTCCAACAGGAAGGCGCGAGCAAGAAGCCGGTCCTCCGTGGGGGAGCGAAGAGTATCGACTTCTCGTTGCAGTTCTCCGGAGATGTGAGTGGGGATCGAACTGGAGCGTCCGTGTAGTCATCGGAGCAAGCCAATGTCTCAGGAAGCGTTCGTCGTGACGGTCAGAACGCTGGAGGAGTCTATGGGTCGAACGGAGGACGCGATGGAGGCTGTCCTCGAAGGCGACCTTCCGGACGAAGAGCCACCGAAGCGGATTACGTGAGAACCCGGACGAGCTTCTGCGCGTGTTCAGTCAGCGCGCGATCGAGGTGGACTGAGCATCTTGGTCAATACTGCACGAGTTTTGGCGGATTTATGGACGCATATTCCGTTAGAGGGTCTCTAGGGCCGCTTCGACAGTTTCATAATCGGATTCGGGCCCCGCAAGGTGTGTACTACCTGAATACGGCAATTTGACTGTGACTAAATAGTTACTCCCCGTGACGGGTCAACCCTTCGGGTGGTGCAGAGAGCGCCTAAGACGGCCGATAATGCGGGATACTGTCGGCGACAGGTGCATGCGCTGAAAAGCAAAACCGCTAGCGGGAAATCGATTATGAAGATTTTTCGCGCCGGTTTTGGAGGGAGCGTCGTGGTCGGACGACGTCAATCTGGCCTCTACAACGCCTCTGGCTGGCTTCAACAGGCGTTCGCCCAGAGGTCGGCGACGACTGTAAATCGGTTCTGAGCACCGTATATTGGGTTACTTGCGGGGATTTCGGCCGATTATGAAGGTGTGCTCGACCAGAAGTGGAACGCGGTAGTTTCATAATCAGTTCCCATCTTGCGATTATTCCGTTCGTAGTTTCAGGGAATGTTTCGTGTGGAACCTGCGTTTTGAGTGTTATCGAGATTTGGCGTGAGATGGACTATCGGGTCCTACAGGTACCCAGCTTGTACGCGAATCTGGGGTAGATCCTTGGCAAACTATCGGTTTGTGGTGGGTCTGAAGTAGGGATGGGTTCCCCACATCGCTGCAAGAGCAGTTGAGTTTCGATCGGCGGTCGTAGCGCGGCGTCACGCGGTACTCATCCGGGGAGTAAGGTCAGGTCACGGTTCCGAAACCCGTTCGGGAGGTACTCGGAATTGAGCCGGGAAACGAGATCACGTTCGATCGGACGGATTCGGGCTACGAACTCCAGATGGAGGCGACGACGACAGCAGAGGGCGGCGATCAGTTCGAGAAACATTGGGGAAGCGCCGAGAGCAACGAGACGATGCCCGAGCGGATGCGGCGCCTGCGACGCGTGTGGCGAGGCACTCCTCCTGGCCAATACGCTGCTGAGTTCCCCATCGGCGGGCCCGCCACGAAGGACGGCAACGCACTGTCAGCTTCGCCGGGGGGGTTACACGACGTACTTGCTTTAGGTAGCCGTCAGCCCGAACAGTAGGCTAGGGTGAGAGATGTTCGGGGACTGCCTCAAGTGAGCCTCGTGTGCCCGACTGGATTGTTTCGCCTCTCCTACCACATTAGGTTCCAGATCCGTAGTAACCCAGAAATCATTTGGTTGCGCTCTGACTCAGGGTAGTTAGTGAGAGTCTCGGTCATCCTCTGTACGTACTCGCTGGACATGTACGAACACTTTCGAGAGGCTGCCGAGAGTGTGCTGTCCCAGTCGTACGACGACCTTGAGTTGGTCGTGGTCGTTGATGGGACGGAAGTAGTCCACGAACGCGTTATCGAAGACTACGGCGACCACGACGACGTGGTGGTGCACTGCAACGAGGAGAACGTCGGCCTGCTGGAGAGTCGGAATACCGGCGCGGAGCTGGCGAGTGGGGATGTGGTGGCGTTCATCGACGACGACGCCGTCGCCGACAACGAGTGGGTGGCGGCGTTGATCGACGGGTACGAGGAACAGGATGCGCTGGCCGTCGGCGGGAAGATGGTCCCCGACTGGGTCGCCAGCAAGCCACGATTTTTACCGGATGAGTTCTACTGGCTGGTCGGCGTCACGCATCGTGGCTTCGCCGACGGTCCCGGTTGGGTCCGGAACACGTTCGGGTCAAATATTTCGTTCGAAATGGACGTGTTTCTGGAGCTCGGGGGGTTCGACACAGAGATTGGCGGTCGGAAGGGCGATGCGAACCTGCAGGGTGGCGAGACGGAACTGTGTGCGCGGCTGACCGCTGAGTACGGGGAGGAAGTGTGGTACAACCCTGACGCCATTGTGGCGCACAAGGTGTTCGACTACCGGACGGAGTTATGGTGGTTGATTGATCGGGCGTTCTGGCAGGGGTACTCGAAGCGAGCGATGGAGACGTTGGTTCCTGAGTCTGGTGGCGAGGAGGGGGAGTTCTTGGGGCAGTTGGTGACGGAGTCTGTTCCGGGCCGGGTGAAGGGGCTGGTGCGGTCGCCATCGGCGGCGGCCGTGGAGCAGTTGGTGATGTTACTGGTGTTTACTGGGTGTGTTGGTGGTGGGTACCTGTATGGTGTGTGGAAGTGGTGACACTCTCCCGGCACCCTTTTGTCTGACTCCCGATTCCTTAGGGCTGTGACCGACGACGTCGACATCGACAACCTCGATGTCACCCTCGCTCACTGGCACGTGAACGCGTGGGGCGGCGCGGAGTATCTCGTCACCAAGATGGCCGAAGCTCTCGGCGTCGACGCCGTCCACACGATCGGCGAGCCTGATCCCGCGGACTCGAACCCCTACGGCGACGTGTCATTCGTTGACGTGACCTCGTCTCTCGACTACTCCTCTGTTCGACGACTACAGCAGCGATTCGGACGCGTGTTCGAGTACGCACAGTGGGAGGACGTCGACTGGCGGGAGTTCGGCGGTCCAGACGTACTGGTCACGTCGGGGGCGACGACGCGAGCAGTGATCACACCTGACGACACCCTTCACGTGAATTACTGCCACTCGCCGCCGCGGTGGTTCTATGACCTCTACCACGATCGGAAGTCTTCGCTAACGGGGGTACTGTCCCGGCCGTTGGTTCGATATCTGCGAATGCGCGATGCGACGCTTGATTCGCGGGTCGATCACTATTTAGTGAACAGCCCGATCATCGAGCGCCGGCTCTGGAAATTCTACAAGCGTGAGTCCGAGGTGCTGTATCCTCCCGTGGAACTCGAAAAATACCGAAACGATGGCGATGAAGGGTACTACCTCCACCTCGGTCGACTCGACGAGGAGAAAGGCGTTCCTGCGGTAGTCGAGGCGTTTTCGGGGCTTGATGAGCAGTTGGTGATGGCTGGCGGGATGGGGGACATCGACGACTCTGTTCGGCACCAGATCAACGCCGCGGGGAACATCGAGTACCGCGGGTTCGTCTCCGAGGAAAAGAAACTCGACCTACTGGCGAACTGTACCGCGCTCGTGTTCAACGGCCGGAACGAGGACTTCGGTATCGTCCCGATCGAAGCGAACGCGAGCGGGAAGCCAGTGCTGGCTCGGAATGAAGGGTTCCCGGGGGTGTTTGTTGACGGCGACAAAAACGGTGTCCTGCACGACGGGTCTCCCAGAAGGATTCGGAACGCGGTCAAACGGCTTGACACCGGAGAGGTGTCCGATTCGCACACGGATCAGTTCTCCCTCACCGCATTCCGGGAGCAGTTGATCCGCTCGAT is a window of halophilic archaeon DL31 DNA encoding:
- a CDS encoding glycosyl transferase family 2 (PFAM: Glycosyl transferase, family 2~KEGG: hwa:HQ2692A glycosyltransferase), whose product is MRVSVILCTYSLDMYEHFREAAESVLSQSYDDLELVVVVDGTEVVHERVIEDYGDHDDVVVHCNEENVGLLESRNTGAELASGDVVAFIDDDAVADNEWVAALIDGYEEQDALAVGGKMVPDWVASKPRFLPDEFYWLVGVTHRGFADGPGWVRNTFGSNISFEMDVFLELGGFDTEIGGRKGDANLQGGETELCARLTAEYGEEVWYNPDAIVAHKVFDYRTELWWLIDRAFWQGYSKRAMETLVPESGGEEGEFLGQLVTESVPGRVKGLVRSPSAAAVEQLVMLLVFTGCVGGGYLYGVWKW
- a CDS encoding glycosyl transferase group 1 (PFAM: Glycosyl transferase, group 1~KEGG: afu:AF0606 first mannosyl transferase (WbaZ-2)) is translated as MTDDVDIDNLDVTLAHWHVNAWGGAEYLVTKMAEALGVDAVHTIGEPDPADSNPYGDVSFVDVTSSLDYSSVRRLQQRFGRVFEYAQWEDVDWREFGGPDVLVTSGATTRAVITPDDTLHVNYCHSPPRWFYDLYHDRKSSLTGVLSRPLVRYLRMRDATLDSRVDHYLVNSPIIERRLWKFYKRESEVLYPPVELEKYRNDGDEGYYLHLGRLDEEKGVPAVVEAFSGLDEQLVMAGGMGDIDDSVRHQINAAGNIEYRGFVSEEKKLDLLANCTALVFNGRNEDFGIVPIEANASGKPVLARNEGFPGVFVDGDKNGVLHDGSPRRIRNAVKRLDTGEVSDSHTDQFSLTAFREQLIRSIQSARGSLDSRVRQ